From Micromonospora sp. NBC_01699, a single genomic window includes:
- a CDS encoding sterol carrier family protein has protein sequence MVAAVAELDAGRTPQRELLRDAVRALLAELARRAPGRSVEVRVPPYGAVQCGAGPRHTRGTPPNVVELDPVTWILLATGRLGWADAVAAGRVRASGNRADISAYVPLE, from the coding sequence GTGGTGGCAGCGGTCGCGGAACTCGACGCTGGTCGTACCCCGCAGCGGGAGCTGCTTCGGGACGCGGTCCGCGCGCTCCTCGCGGAGCTGGCCCGGCGCGCACCTGGCCGTTCGGTGGAGGTGCGGGTTCCACCTTACGGCGCGGTTCAGTGTGGTGCCGGGCCGCGACACACCAGGGGTACGCCGCCGAACGTGGTGGAACTGGATCCGGTGACCTGGATTCTGCTGGCAACCGGTCGGCTGGGATGGGCCGACGCGGTCGCGGCCGGACGGGTCAGGGCCAGTGGGAATCGCGCGGACATATCTGCCTATGTGCCACTCGAATAA
- a CDS encoding carboxypeptidase-like regulatory domain-containing protein: MTVVPGTQKSIALTLKASDNAAAANATSVTVRATGQPSDDVATKDFSLTVKAAQQPPQPTQPAATPTVKEISGRVTDANNTPVPNASVVLLDSGGHSYDATTSTSGSFKFVGTAGAPITPGQIDLGASLNDTIQKKRITAAANQTLTNQRIVLALTADASPSATPEALPSDEALPTEEGAPAADGSNAPGQQATSETGSGGGLGSWMLIIVGGLLVALGVGAIVLLWMRRKENADDDEDGPSGARSSAAAGAGQYGGADQTRVTNRAGMGHDATAINRSTSLADAPTMMHSRPLVDDEFPDPYGAPLPSQQPQGSAYGAAGQGAGYGYGGAPQGNNEYGAGAAGGYGNAPGAGGYGNAPASGAGYGNAPASGAGYGNAPGSGAGYGNAPASGAGGYGAPANGYGAAPGADYGNAPGSGAGGYGAAPGAGGYGNTPGSDAGYGNAPGSGADGYGSAPGSGAGGYGGGNYGGEQPGAGYPPAPGAYPPAGPGAGPYPPTPAPGGRYDEPTGRYDGPSAGGSEYAPPADPYAQGGGSYGAGGADGTRAYGADQQPYGGQGGQGYGQQGGGGAYGAPSAGAGYDQQQGAGGYGAAGGGYGDQPGYGAGPAAGSYDQPQAGGYDQRGGYDQRGGPDQRGGYDDRGGYDQQQGGGYYDESAQGGGHGGGRGGAGGPQQPNRGGERRSLDWLDD; this comes from the coding sequence GTGACCGTGGTACCGGGTACACAGAAGTCCATCGCGCTAACCCTCAAGGCCAGCGACAACGCTGCTGCCGCCAACGCGACCTCGGTCACGGTGCGGGCCACGGGCCAGCCATCCGACGACGTCGCCACCAAGGACTTCTCGCTCACCGTCAAGGCCGCGCAGCAGCCGCCGCAGCCCACGCAGCCGGCGGCGACGCCCACGGTCAAGGAGATCTCCGGGCGGGTCACCGACGCCAACAACACCCCGGTGCCGAACGCCTCGGTCGTCCTGCTCGACTCGGGGGGTCACAGCTACGACGCCACCACGAGCACCAGTGGCAGCTTCAAGTTCGTCGGCACCGCCGGCGCCCCGATCACCCCGGGGCAGATCGACCTCGGCGCCAGCCTGAACGACACGATCCAGAAGAAGCGGATCACGGCTGCCGCCAACCAGACCCTGACCAACCAGCGCATCGTGCTGGCGCTCACCGCCGATGCCTCACCGTCCGCCACCCCGGAGGCCCTGCCCAGCGACGAGGCGTTGCCGACCGAGGAAGGCGCACCGGCGGCGGACGGCAGCAACGCACCGGGGCAGCAGGCGACGTCGGAAACCGGCTCCGGCGGCGGGCTCGGCTCCTGGATGCTGATCATCGTCGGTGGCCTGCTGGTCGCCCTCGGCGTCGGCGCCATCGTGCTGCTCTGGATGCGGCGCAAGGAGAACGCGGACGACGACGAGGACGGCCCGAGCGGCGCCCGGTCCTCGGCCGCCGCCGGTGCCGGCCAGTACGGCGGGGCCGACCAGACCCGGGTCACGAACCGCGCCGGCATGGGGCACGACGCCACCGCGATCAACCGGAGCACCTCGCTCGCCGACGCGCCGACCATGATGCACAGCCGGCCGCTGGTGGACGACGAGTTCCCGGACCCGTACGGCGCACCGCTGCCGTCCCAGCAGCCACAGGGGTCGGCCTACGGTGCCGCGGGACAGGGCGCCGGCTACGGCTACGGCGGCGCCCCGCAGGGCAATAACGAGTACGGTGCCGGCGCAGCCGGTGGCTACGGCAACGCACCGGGCGCCGGTGGCTACGGCAACGCACCCGCCTCCGGCGCTGGTTACGGCAACGCACCCGCCTCGGGCGCCGGCTACGGCAACGCACCGGGTTCGGGTGCCGGTTACGGCAACGCACCCGCCTCCGGTGCGGGTGGCTACGGTGCCCCGGCCAACGGCTACGGCGCCGCTCCCGGTGCCGACTACGGCAACGCACCCGGCTCCGGGGCCGGCGGCTACGGCGCTGCGCCGGGCGCCGGTGGTTACGGCAACACACCCGGCTCGGACGCCGGTTACGGCAACGCACCCGGCTCGGGCGCGGACGGCTACGGCAGTGCGCCGGGATCCGGTGCCGGCGGCTATGGCGGCGGCAACTACGGCGGCGAGCAGCCCGGCGCGGGGTACCCCCCGGCGCCCGGTGCGTACCCGCCGGCCGGTCCGGGCGCTGGCCCGTACCCGCCCACCCCGGCTCCGGGTGGCAGGTACGACGAGCCCACCGGCCGCTACGACGGCCCCAGTGCCGGCGGCAGCGAGTACGCCCCACCGGCCGACCCGTACGCCCAGGGCGGCGGTTCCTACGGTGCCGGCGGCGCCGACGGCACCCGCGCGTACGGCGCCGACCAGCAGCCGTACGGCGGTCAGGGCGGTCAGGGCTACGGGCAGCAGGGCGGCGGCGGTGCGTACGGTGCGCCGAGCGCGGGCGCCGGTTACGACCAGCAGCAGGGCGCGGGCGGCTACGGCGCCGCTGGCGGCGGGTACGGTGACCAGCCCGGTTACGGTGCCGGTCCGGCAGCGGGCAGCTACGACCAGCCCCAGGCCGGTGGTTACGACCAGCGCGGTGGCTACGACCAGCGGGGCGGCCCCGACCAGCGCGGCGGTTACGACGACCGAGGCGGCTACGACCAGCAGCAGGGCGGCGGCTACTACGACGAGTCGGCGCAGGGCGGCGGGCACGGCGGCGGCCGGGGCGGCGCGGGCGGACCGCAGCAACCGAACCGTGGCGGCGAGCGCCGTTCACTGGACTGGCTGGACGACTGA